In the genome of Candidatus Kryptonium sp., the window CCGGGGTTGGTGAAATTGTCCTAGTTGCAACTGGTAGTTCAGCTAGGCTTACTGCGGTTACGAAAAATAAACCAGTTGATGCGGTGATAATGGCTATCGTTGATAAACTTGATGTTGTCGCCGATTAAAATTTATCGGGGATCTTGTATGTTTATTGCGAAAGTTATAGGAACCGTGTGGTCAACTATTAAAGATAAAAGCTTGCAGGGATATAAATTGCAGATAATTCAACCTTTAAACGCAAAAGGTGAGAAGGTTGGGAATCCAATCATGGCTGTAGATACGATAGGTGCTGGTCCGGGAGAAATTGTGATGTATATAACCGCTCGAGAAGCAGTTATACCAATGAGTGTTAAAGAAGCACCTGTTGATGCTTCAATTGTTGGAATAGTTGAGAAAATAGATTTATTTCAATAAAAACAAAATCTAAAGCAAATCACAAGTATGGTGAGAATCACCAAAACAATTACAAATCGTGAGAGTATTTCAATTGACAAGTATCTCCAGGAGATAGGAAAATATGAACTTCTTACACCCGAGGAAGAAATTGAACTTGCCAGAAGAGCAAAGCAAGGTGACGAAAAAGCGCTTGAAAGGTTAATCCAAGCAAATCTTCGCTTCGTCGTTAGTGTCGCGAAACAATATCAAAATCAAGGTCTTCCTCTTGTGGATCTTATAAATGAAGGAAACCTTGGGCTCATAAAAGCAGCAAAGAGATTTGATGAAACAAGAGGCTTTAAATTTATTTCTTATGCGGTTTGGTGGATAAGACAATCAATTTTACAAGCACTTGCAGAACAGTCAAGAATAGTACGTTTGCCTTTGAATAGGGTTGGAGCTTTGAATAAAATTGGCAAAAAACTTAGCCAACTTGAACAAGAATTTGAACGAGAACCAAGCGCAAACGAGATCGCAGAAGAACTTGACATGAGCGTTTATGAAGTTGCTGATACGCTGAAAATTTCAGGAAGACATATATCAATGGACGCACCATTTGTTCAAGGTGAAGATAATAAACTTCTTGACATTATGCCTAATGAAAGCGATCCGATGCCAGACCATGGACTTATGTATGAATCATTGAAAAAAGACATTGAAGAAGCACTTAGCACGCTTGATCCAAGAGAGAGGGAAGTTGTTAAACTTTATTTTGGAATCGGATATGACCATCCCCTTACACTTGAAGAAATAGGTGAAAAATTTAAACTCACCCGTGAAAGAGTAAGACAAATTAAAGAGAAAGCCATCCGAAAACTCAGACATCATTCCAGAAGCAAAGTTCTCAGATCTTATCTCGGCTGATTTTGTTTGCTTAATCCCGACCTCTTAACGGTCGGGATTTTTTGTTTTTAAAAACAAAATATGTAGGGAAGTGAAAATTTTTATTTTCATTTGTTTCCTTATGCTTTCCTGTTCTTCAACAGCAAGGTATTCAACTGCCGAGATCCAAGAGGTTTCAGAGGATATCATAATAAAGGAAATTGAAAAAGAAGATGATGTTGAGGTTAATTCAAGCAGTGTTTCCAGTTTATCTTATTCGGAAATTCAAAAAGCAATAGTTCGTGAGATTTTAAATTATATTGGGATACCATACAAAAAAGGTGGGGATGGAAATAATGGCATTGATTGTTCTGCGTTTGTGATGATTGTCTTTAAAAATGTTTTTGGAGTCGTGTTGCCGAGGTCATCTTTTGAACAATTTAAACTCGGTAAGATGGTAAAAAGCATTGACTCTTTAAAAGTTGGTGATCTTTTATTTTTTAACACCACTGGAAGAACAGCTTCTCATGTTGGAATTTATATTGGCAATGGTTTGTTTGCTCACGCAAGCGTAAAGGAAGGAGTAACCGTCTCTTCAATTTACAGCACATATTACCGAAAAAGGTTCAACGGTGCTAAAAGAATAATTGAGGTAAATTGATACTGAATGTTGAAAATCTCTCAACTTATTTTTTCCTTGAGGATAAAACGATAAAAGCTGTTGACAGTGTATCTTTTGAAATTCACGAAGGTGAAATAGTTGCACTTGTCGGTGAATCAGGTAGCGGAAAAAGCGTCACTGCTCTTTCAATTGTTAGACTGATAGAACCTCCAGGGAAAATTGTAAGTGGTAAGGTTCTGTGGAGAAATAGGATTGATATTTTGAGCATAAGTAATGCGGAACTCAAAAATATAAGGGGTAAAGAAATTAGCGTAATTTTCCAAGATGTTACAAATTCTTTAAATCCAGTTTTAACTGTCGGCAAGCAAGTTAGAGAGGTATTTGAAATCAAAATGGGAATCAATAGAAAAAGTGCAAAATTAAAAGTTATTGAACTTTTTGAAAAGATAGGTATAAGTGAGCCTGAAAAGGTTTATGATTTTTATCCGCATCAGCTTTCAGGGGGATTAAGACAGAGGATTCTAATAGCGATGGCTTTTGCTCCAAAGCCAAAGCTCATTATTGCAGATGAACCAACCTCATTTGTTGATGCTGTGACGCAGATACAAATTCTTGAATTAATCAAATCTCTTCAAGTTGAAAATAGAACATCAATTCTTCTAATAACTCATAATTTTGGCGTTGTAAGTGAGATAGCAAATCGTGTTTATATAATGCATAGAGGTAAAATTATTGAAGAAGGGTTTACATTTGAGGTTTTATCAAAGCCAAAGCATCCATATACACGAAATTTAATTGAGTCAGCGAGGTTTTTGTCGTTTTGAGATGTAAATTATTTAACCACGGTGACATCGCCAGAAGATAATTTGATTTTTCTTAAATTTT includes:
- a CDS encoding EutN/CcmL family microcompartment protein, whose amino-acid sequence is MFIAKVIGTVWSTIKDKSLQGYKLQIIQPLNAKGEKVGNPIMAVDTIGAGPGEIVMYITAREAVIPMSVKEAPVDASIVGIVEKIDLFQ
- a CDS encoding RNA polymerase sigma factor RpoD/SigA, with translation MVRITKTITNRESISIDKYLQEIGKYELLTPEEEIELARRAKQGDEKALERLIQANLRFVVSVAKQYQNQGLPLVDLINEGNLGLIKAAKRFDETRGFKFISYAVWWIRQSILQALAEQSRIVRLPLNRVGALNKIGKKLSQLEQEFEREPSANEIAEELDMSVYEVADTLKISGRHISMDAPFVQGEDNKLLDIMPNESDPMPDHGLMYESLKKDIEEALSTLDPREREVVKLYFGIGYDHPLTLEEIGEKFKLTRERVRQIKEKAIRKLRHHSRSKVLRSYLG
- a CDS encoding C40 family peptidase produces the protein MLSCSSTARYSTAEIQEVSEDIIIKEIEKEDDVEVNSSSVSSLSYSEIQKAIVREILNYIGIPYKKGGDGNNGIDCSAFVMIVFKNVFGVVLPRSSFEQFKLGKMVKSIDSLKVGDLLFFNTTGRTASHVGIYIGNGLFAHASVKEGVTVSSIYSTYYRKRFNGAKRIIEVN
- a CDS encoding ABC transporter ATP-binding protein; protein product: MILNVENLSTYFFLEDKTIKAVDSVSFEIHEGEIVALVGESGSGKSVTALSIVRLIEPPGKIVSGKVLWRNRIDILSISNAELKNIRGKEISVIFQDVTNSLNPVLTVGKQVREVFEIKMGINRKSAKLKVIELFEKIGISEPEKVYDFYPHQLSGGLRQRILIAMAFAPKPKLIIADEPTSFVDAVTQIQILELIKSLQVENRTSILLITHNFGVVSEIANRVYIMHRGKIIEEGFTFEVLSKPKHPYTRNLIESARFLSF